In Leptolyngbya sp. O-77, the genomic window TATCGCCGCGATGGCACCGTGATGTGGCTACTGGAGTCGGCGCGGAGCGTGTGCGATGGCGCGGGCAGAGTCCTCTATTACGAGGGCATGTGCATCGACATCACCCAGCGCAAACAGCAGGAACAGGCCCTCCAGCAGCGGGTGCAGCAGCTTCAGATCGAAATCGACGAGGCCAAACGCCAGCGCCAGGTCGCTGAAATCACCCAAACTGACTATTTTCGCCAGATTCAGCAAGAAGCCGAACAGTTCAAACGGCGATTGGCCGAGTAGGGCTGTGAATGGAGCTGCATGTAAGGCTGAAATAAGGCTGGAATAGCTTCTAGATTGACACCGCCCGTCATCCTCTCCAACCCCTATCCGCTTCGATCAAAATCCGCTTCGATCAAAATCCGCAGAAATCCGCCTCGATTAGAAATCCGCTTTGATAGAAAAGTTCACGAGAAAAGCTAAATTGTCCTCACGCGAAAAAATGAGAGAATAGTGGCCCAAATAGCACCCCAGTTTCAGATGAAATGCTACATAACCCGTACACGCTACGGTGATCACAACCCGCCGTAGCCGCAAATCGGAGATGCAGCAGGTGCGAATCGGGCATCAATCCGGTGTGAATCCGGTCTTTGTCATCCAGTCGAGGTTTCTGTGGCCAAAATTGTTTCGATTCATTCCTACCGGGGTGGCACAGGCAAGTCCAACCTCACCGCAAACCTGGCCACGGCGATCGCCCTCCAGGGCAACCGCGTCGCCGTCATCGACACCGACATTCCCTCACCCGGCATCCACGTCATCTTTGGGCTAGACGATCAAAAAATCGACAAAACCCTCAACGACTACCTCTGGGGCCGCTGCACGATTGCCGATGCTGCCTACAACGTCACGCCCCCCTTCTCTAATCCCAGCGGCGGCCAGGTGTTTCTCGTCCCCTCCAGCGTCAACGCCGACGAAATCGCCCGCATCCTCAACCAGGGCTATGACTTCCGCCTGCTCAACGACGGCCTGCGCCAGCTCGTGCGCCATCTCGACCTCGACTATCTGCTAATCGACACCCACCCCGGACTGAACAAAGAAACCCTCCTGTCGATCGCCGTTTCCAACCTGGTGCTGCTCATCCTGCGGCCCGACCAGCAAGACTTTCAGGGCACTGCCGTCACAGTAGACGTGGCCCGCCAGCTCGATGCCCGCCAAATGCTGCTCATCGTCAACAAAGTCCTCAGCAGCATGGATCAAAACGCCCTCAGAGAACAGGTCACCCAAACCTACAAAGTGCCCGTTGCAGGCGTGTTCACCCTGTCCGAAGAAATGATTTACCTGGCCAGCAACGGCATCTTTTTCCTGCGCTATCCTGATCATCCCTTTAGCCAGGAACTCCGTCGCGTCGTTGCCCAGGTGATCGGTTAGTCATCAGTTAATCATTGGTTTAATGCTGCAAATCTTTGGTGATTTTCAAGACGACTATCCCCCCAGCCAGGAGTTCCTGTCGCTGGCCTTTTCCCCCAGTTCTGCGCCCATCCGCCAGCGCTGGCGCGTAAACGGACTCTCGGCCGATTTCGTGGCCGACTACATGACGACCTTCTTTCCCGGCGAAGATGATTTATCATCTCCCTCTCAGCAAGATAAGGTTCGCGATGCCGTAAGCTTTATTGCAAATGAACTGCTGGAAAACGCAATGAAGTTTAGTGACGAAACCTCCGCTTTTCCAATTCAGATTCAGCTCCATTTGCACAGCGACGCGCTGGTTTTTTTGTCACAAACAGCATCAAACCCGACGGCATCACCCAATTTCAAAAGCTGATTCAGGAAATTGTTTCCAGCGATCCCGACGAGCTTTACATCCAGCGGCTAGAAGCCAACGCACTGGATGAAAGCAACTCCGGTTCGGGGCTAGGGCTATTGATTATGCTGACCAACTA contains:
- a CDS encoding MinD/ParA family protein, with product MAKIVSIHSYRGGTGKSNLTANLATAIALQGNRVAVIDTDIPSPGIHVIFGLDDQKIDKTLNDYLWGRCTIADAAYNVTPPFSNPSGGQVFLVPSSVNADEIARILNQGYDFRLLNDGLRQLVRHLDLDYLLIDTHPGLNKETLLSIAVSNLVLLILRPDQQDFQGTAVTVDVARQLDARQMLLIVNKVLSSMDQNALREQVTQTYKVPVAGVFTLSEEMIYLASNGIFFLRYPDHPFSQELRRVVAQVIG